One Lepisosteus oculatus isolate fLepOcu1 chromosome 13, fLepOcu1.hap2, whole genome shotgun sequence genomic region harbors:
- the LOC102691431 gene encoding extracellular calcium-sensing receptor-like, translating into MLLLAEVALIALFTSAQKPVCQPYGTRDQPLFSKDGDITIGAIFSFHNKPVVVNQNYEVNPGQQKCIHLNPEEFQYALTMMLAIQEINNRSDILPGVSLGYNIYNGCTSVTLALRAALALMNGEGNDTHSNSSCTRLPTIPAIIGLSGSSQTIGLARTAGPFNIPVISQFSTCECLSNRREFPSFFRTIPSDYYQSRALAKLVKHFGWTWVGAIRSDNDYGNNGMATFVQVAQQEGICIEYSEAIFITDPREKFLKVVNIIKKSTSKVIIAFTSYLDFDVLTKELLIQNVTGLQWVGTEAWITARKLASSAGYKILGGAIGFAIPIAEIPGLKEFILNARPSDITVNTGINELWENVFNCSLSSQSDANVKPCTGTESLEGINNEYTDVSELRISNNVYKAVYAVAHSLHDLMSCQNGQGLFNNRTCANKANIEPWQVLHYLKRVNFTTRSGENVYFDENGDPVARYAIVNWQRNKEGNITFKTLGLYDASLPDGQQFVMNNNSALWAGDQNQVPRSVCSESCLPGTRKAIEKGKPVCCFMCIPCAEGEFSNTTDAVECAKCPLEYRSNEHRNQCVLKSIEFLSFGELMGKLLVAFSIFGACLTIFIAHIFFRYRSTPIVRANNSELSFLLLFSLTLCFLCSLTFIGQPFDWSCMLRHTAFGITFVLCISCVLGKTIVVLMAFRATLPGNNIMKWFGPKQQRLSVLAFTLVQVLICVLWLTISPPFPHKNTTYYKETIILECDVGSPVGFYAVLGYIGFLSTMCFVLAFLARNLPDNFNEAKFITFSMLIFCAVWITFIPAYISSPGKFTVAVEIFAILASSFGLLFCIFIPKCYIILLKPEKNTKKHLMSKVPSKSL; encoded by the exons ATGTTGCTCCTTGCAGAAGTAGCATTGATAGCTTTATTTACAAGTGCTCAAAAGCCAGTCTGTCAGCCCTATGGAACACGAGATCAGCCTCTTTTTTCAAAAGATGGAGACATCACCATAGGAGCcatattttcatttcacaatAAACCTGTTGTTGTGAATCAAAACTATGAGGTCAACCCAGGACaacaaaaatgtataca TTTAAACCCAGAGGAATTCCAGTATGCACTAACTATGATGTTGGCTATTCAAGAAATAAACAACAGATCTGATATTCTTCCTGGTGTATCTCTGGGCTATAACATTTATAATGGTTGCACTTCAGTAACTTTGGCATTAAGAGCTGCTTTGGCTTTAATGAATGGAGAAGGAAATGACACTCATTCAAACAGTTCCTGCACGAGATTACCTACTATTCCTGCAATAATAGGACTTTCGGGGTCTTCACAGACAATAGGACTTGCAAGAACTGCTGGACCTTTTAACATACCAGTg ATTAGTCAATTTTCAACTTGTGAATGTCTCAGTAACAGAAGGGAGTTTCCCAGCTTCTTCAGGACAATCCCCAGTGATTATTACCAAAGCAGAGCCCTGGCAAAGcttgtgaagcactttggatGGACCTGGGTTGGAGCCATTAGAAGTGACAATGATTATGGTAACAATGGGATGGCTACATTTGTACAGGTTGCCCAGCAGGAGGGGATCTGTATTGAATATTCAGAGGCCATTTTCATAACTGATCCTCGTGAGAAATTTCTAAAGGttgtaaatattattaaaaaatcaacTTCAAAAGTAATCATTGCTTTTACATCTTATCTAGACTTTGATGTTTTGACAAAAGAGCTTTTGATTCAGAATGTCACAGGTTTGCAGTGGGTGGGCACTGAGGCATGGATAACAGCCAGAAAACTTGCATCTAGTGCAGGATATAAGATACTGGGTGGGGCCATTGGATTTGCTATTCCAATTGCAGAAATACCAGGACTGAAAGAATTTATACTAAATGCTCGTCCATCAGACATAACTGTTAATACCGGCATAAATGAACTTTGGGAGAATGTATTCAACTGCAGCCTGAGTTCCCAAAGTGATGCGAATGTTAAGCCATGCACCGGGACAGAATCTTTGGAAGGAATAAATAATGAATACACTGATGTATCTGAACTGAGGATATCCAACAATGTGTATAAAGCAGTGTACGCTGTAGCTCATTCACTGCACGACTTAATGTCATGTCAAAATGGACAAGGACTTTTCAACAACAGGACATGTGCAAATAAAGCTAATATAGAACCCTGGCAG GTGCTACATTACTTGAAGAGAGTTAATTTCACAACTAGGAGTGGAGAAAATGTCTATTTCGATGAAAATGGGGATCCAGTAGCACGATACGCAATAGTAAACTGGCAGAGGAACAAGGAGggaaatataacatttaaaacattaggCCTATATGATGCCTCTTTACCAGATGGACAGCAGTTTGTAATGAACAATAACAGTGCACTGTGGGCAGGTGATCAGAATCAG GTACCAAGATCAGTCTGCAGTGAGAGCTGCCTTCCAGGCACTCGTAAGGCCATTGAGAAAGGGAAGCCAGTCTGCTGCTTCATGTGCATTCCTTGTGCAGAGGGAGAGTTcagtaacactacag atGCAGTGGAGTGTGCTAAGTGCCCTTTGGAGTACAGATCTAATGAACATCGAAATCAGTGTGTCTTAAAAAGCATTGAGTTTTTGTCTTTTGGGGAATTAATGGGAAAACTCTTAGTTGCATTCTCTATATTTGGGGCCTGTCTAACCATATTCATAGctcacatatttttcaggtacAGATCTACTCCTATTGTAAGAGCCAATAACTCTGAACTGAGTttccttctgctcttttcattgactctgtgtttcctctgttcaCTTACTTTCATTGGCCAGCCCTTTGACTGGTCCTGTATGTTGCGCCACACAGCATTTGGGATCACATTTGTCCTGTGCATCTCTTGTGTTCTGGGGAAAACAATAGTGGTGTTAATGGCCTTTAGGGCTACACTGCCAGGCAATAACATCATGAAATGGTTTGGGCCCAAACAACAGCGATTAAGTGTTCTTGCTTTCACACTTGTACAGGTCTTGATTTGTGTTCTTTGGTTGACAATATCACCTCCTTttccacacaaaaacacaacatacTATAAAGAAACCATTATTTTAGAGTGTGATGTGGGATCACCTGTTGGATTTTATGCTGTGTTAGGGTATATAGGATTCCTCTCTACCATGTGCTTTGTGCTCGCTTTCCTGGCTCGGAATCTACCTGATAACTTCAATGAAGCCAAGTTCATTACATTCAGCATGCTCATATTTTGTGCTGTCTGGATCACCTTTATCCCAGCCTACATCAGCTCCCCTGGGAAATTCACAGTGGCTGTggaaatatttgctattttagcttCAAGTTTTGGGttgcttttctgtatttttattccaaaatgttatattattcttttaaaacctgagaaaaatacaaaaaagcatttgatgaGTAAAGTACCTTCAAAGTCACTGTAA
- the LOC102691830 gene encoding extracellular calcium-sensing receptor-like, producing the protein MDFPYSLNPEEFQYAQTMIFAIEEINNSSDILPGVSLGYKIYNGCTALTLVIRATLAVMNGEGNDTHSNSSCTRSPTIPAIIGLSGSSQTIGLARTAGPFNIPVISHFATCACLSNRKEFPTFFRTIPSDYYQSRALAKLVKHFGWTWVGAIRSDNDYGNNGMATFVQAAQKEGICIEYSEAILINDPQDKFLKVVNVIKKSTSKVIVAFISYLDLDILTKELLIQNVTGLQWVGTEAWITARNLASSAGYKVLGGAIGFAIPNAKIPGLKEFILNARPSDTPGNTGLNEFWESMFNCSLSSQSDANVKPCTRTESLEGINNEYTDLSEQRILNNVYKAVYAVAHSLHDLMTCQNGQGPFENRTCANKNKIESWQRANFTTRSGENVYFDENGDPVARYVIINWQQNKEGIITFKTVGLYDASLPEGQQFIMNSNSALWAGDQDRVPKSVCSESCLPGTRKAIEKGKPVCCFVCIPCAEGEFSNTTDAVECAKCPLEYKSNEHRNQCVLKNIEFLSFGESMGKVLVTFSVFGACLTIIISHIFFRYRSTPIVRANNSELSFLLLFSLTLCFLCSLTFIGQPSDWSCMLRHTAFGITFVLCISCVLGKTIVVLMAFRATLPGNNIMKWFGPKQQRLSVLAFTLVQVLICVLWLTISPPFPHKNTTYYKETIILECDVGSPVGFYAVLGYIGFLSAMCFVLAFLARNLPDNFNEAKFITFSMLIFCAVWITFIPAYISSPGKFTVAVEIFAILASSYGLVFCIFTPKCYIILLKPDKNSKKHLMGKMPSKSL; encoded by the exons ATGGACTTTCCCTACAGTTTAAATCCAGAGGAATTCCAGTATGCCCAAACTATGATATTTGCTATTGAAGAAATCAATAACAGTTCTGACATACTTCCTGGTGTATCTCTGGGCTATAAAATTTACAATGGTTGCACTGCACTAACTTTGGTAATAAGAGCTACACTGGCAGTAATGAATGGAGAAGGAAATGACACTCATTCAAACAGTTCCTGCACAAGATCGCCTACTATTCCTGCAATAATAGGACTTTCGGGGTCTTCACAGACAATAGGACTTGCAAGAACTGCTGGACCTTTTAACATACCAGTG ATCAGTCACTTTGCTACCTGTGCCTGTCTCAGTAACAGAAAGGaatttcccacatttttcagaACAATTCCAAGCGATTATTATCAAAGCAGAGCCCTGGCAAAGcttgtgaagcactttggatGGACCTGGGTTGGGGCCATTAGAAGTGACAATGATTATGGCAACAATGGGATGGCTACCTTTGTACAAGCTGCCCAGAAAGAAGGAATCTGCATAGAATATTCAGAGGCCATTTTAATAAATGATCCACAAGATAAATTTCTTAAAgttgtaaatgtaattaaaaaatcaactTCAAAAGTAATTGTTGCTTTTATATCTTATCTTGACCTTGATATTTTAACAAAAGAGCTTTTGATTCAGAATGTCACAGGTTTGCAGTGGGTGGGCACTGAGGCATGGATAACAGCCAGAAATCTTGCATCTAGTGCAGGTTATAAAGTCTTGGGTGGAGCCATTGGATTTGCAATTCCAAATGCAAAAATTCCAGGACTGAAGGAATTTATTCTAAATGCTCGTCCATCAGACACACCTGGAAACACTGGCTTAAATGAATTCTGGGAAAGTATGTTCAACTGCAGCCTGAGTTCCCAGAGTGATGCAAATGTTAAGCCATGCACCAGGACAGAGTCTTTGGAAGGAATAAATAATGAATACACAGATTTGTCAGAACAAAGGATATTGAACAATGTGTATAAAGCAGTGTACGCTGTAGCTCATTCACTGCACGACCTAATGACCTGTCAAAATGGACAAGGACCTTTCGAAAATAGGACatgtgcaaataaaaataagatagaATCCTGGCAG AGAGCAAACTTCACAACAAGGAGTGGAGAAAATGTCTATTTTGATGAAAATGGGGATCCAGTAGCACGATATGTTATAATAAACTGGCAGCAGAACAAAGAGGGAATcataacatttaaaactgtAGGTCTATATGATGCCTCTTTACCTGAAGGACAACAGTTTATAATGAACAGTAACAGTGCACTGTGGGCAGGTGATCAGGATCGA GTGCCAAAGTCGGTCTGCAGTGAGAGCTGCCTTCCAGGGACTCGTAAGGCCATTGAGAAAGGGAAGCCAGTCTGCTGCTTTGTCTGCATCCCCTGTGCAGAGGGAGAGTTCAGCAACACTACAG ATGCAGTGGAGTGTGCTAAGTGCCCTTTGGAATACAAATCTAATGAGCATCGAAATCAGTGTGTCTTAAAAAACATTGAGTTTTTGTCTTTTGGGGAATCAATGGGGAAAGTCTTAGTTACATTCTCTGTATTTGGGGCCTGTCTAACCATAATCATATCTCATATATTTTTCAGGTACAGATCTACTCCTATTGTACGAGCCAATAACTCTGAACTGAGTttccttctgctcttttcattgactctgtgtttcctctgttcaCTTACTTTCATTGGCCAGCCCTCTGACTGGTCCTGTATGTTGCGCCACACAGCATTTGGGATCACATTTGTCCTGTGCATCTCTTGTGTTCTGGGGAAAACAATAGTGGTGTTAATGGCCTTTAGGGCTACACTGCCAGGCAATAACATTATGAAATGGTTTGGGCCCAAACAACAGCGATTAAGTGTTCTTGCTTTCACACTTGTACAGGTATTGATTTGTGTTCTTTGGTTGACAATATCACCTCCTTttccacacaaaaacacaacttACTATAAAGAAACCATTATTTTAGAGTGTGATGTGGGATCACCTGTTGGATTTTATGCTGTGTTAGGGTATATAGGATTCCTCTCTGCCATGTGCTTTGTGCTCGCTTTCCTGGCTCGGAATCTACCTGATAACTTCAATGAAGCCAAGTTCATTACATTCAGCATGCTCATATTTTGTGCTGTCTGGATCACCTTTATTCCAGCTTATATCAGTTCCCCAGGTAAATTTACAGTGGCTGTAGAAATATTTGCAATCTTAGCTTCCAGTTATGGGTTAGTGTTCTGTATTTTTACACCAAAAtgctacattattttattaaaacctgacaaaaatagCAAAAAGCACTTGATGGGTAAAATGCCTTCAAAATcactttaa
- the LOC102692029 gene encoding extracellular calcium-sensing receptor-like: MFLLAEIVLVALFSRAEKPVCQPYGIQEVSQFSKDGDITIGGIFSIHKNPVVVNPTFKVNPGHIICESLNPVVLQDAQTMIFAIEEINNRSDILPNVSLGYKIYDSCRSIPLSIKVSLELMNVHEKGFVTDQSCTKPLTVHAIIGQSSSTITIGIAATVGPFRIPVISHFATCECLSNRREFPSFFRTIPSDYYQSRALAQLVKHFGWTWVGAIRTNNDYGNNGMASFAKEAQQVGICIEYSEAIVRTDPREKFLQIVDVIKQSSSKVIVAFTSYIDFDLLVKELLIQNVTGLQWVGSEAWITDSKLASTEGYKVLGGSIGFAIPNAQIPGLKEFLQNTRPSNIPGNTGLNELWGSTFNCTLSHEKDTVLKPCTGRETLKDINNQYTDVSELRISNNVYKAVYAVAHSLHDLMTCKDGEGPFDNKTCSNEKNIKPWQVLHYLTRVNFTTKSGESVYFDENGDPVARYAIVNWQRNKEGTTKFEVIGLYDASFPEGQQFQMNDISPVWAGEQKTVPRSVCSESCLPGTRKAIEKGKPVCCFVCIPCAEGEFSNVTDSLGCAKCPSEYRSNEQQNQCVLKATEFLSFGELMGILLVTFSLLGISLTVTIAVIFFLYRSTPIVRANNSELSFLLLFSLTLCFLCSLTFIGQPSDWSCMLRHTAFGITFVLCISCVLGKTIVVLMAFRATLPGNNIMKWFGPTQQRFSVLAFTLIQVLICVLWLTISPPFPHKNAKYYKETIILECDLGSATGFCAVLGYIGFLSAMCFVLAFLARKLPDNFNEAKFITFSMLIFCAVWITFIPAYISSPGKFTVAVEIFAILASSFGLLFCIFIPKCYIILLKPEKNTKKHLMSKVPSKSL, from the exons ATGTTTCTGCTTGCAGAAATAGTTTTAGTTGCTCTTTTCTCAAGAGCTGAAAAGCCTGTTTGTCAGCCATATGGAATACAAGAAGTGTCACAGTTTTCAAAGGATGGAGACATCACAATAGGAGGAATTTTTTCAATCCATAAAAACCCTGTTGTTGTGAATCCAACATTTAAAGTCAACCCAGGACACATCATATGCGAAAG TTTAAATCCTGTAGTATTACAGGATGCTCAGACCATGATATTTGCCATTGAAGAAATTAACAACAGATCAGATATTCTTCCTAATGTTTCACTGGGATATAAGATTTATGATTCCTGTCGCTCCATACCTCTGTCTATAAAAGTATCACTGGAATTGATGAATGTGCATGAAAAAGGGTTTGTCACAGACCAGTCCTGCACCAAACCATTGACTGTCCACGCTATTATAGGACAGTCTAGCTCCACTATAACAATCGGAATTGCAGCAACTGTTGGACCATTTCGGATACCAGTG ATCAGTCACTTTGCTACCTGTGAATGTCTCAGTAACAGAAGGGAGTTTCCCAGCTTCTTCAGGACAATTCCCAGTGATTATTACCAAAGCAGAGCCCTGGCGCAGcttgtgaagcactttggatGGACCTGGGTTGGAGCCATTAGAACTAATAATGATTATGGCAATAATGGGATGGCTTCCTTTGCAAAAGAAGCTCAGCAAGTGGGGATATGCATTGAATATTCAGAAGCTATTGTCAGAACTGATCCTAGAGAGAAGTTCCTTCAAATTGTTGATGTTATCAAACAATCATCTTCCAAAGTTATTGTTGCTTTTACATCATACATAGACTTTGACCTCTTGGTAAAAGAGTTATTGATTCAGAATGTCACAGGCTTACAGTGGGTGGGCAGTGAGGCATGGATTACTGACAGCAAACTTGCATCCACAGAAGGCTATAAAGTCCTGGGTGGGTCCATTGGTTTTGCAATTCCAAATGCACAAATACCAGGACTGAAGGAATTTCTTCAAAATACACGTCCATCAAACATACCTGGAAACACTGGCTTAAATGAGCTTTGGGGGAGTACTTTCAATTGTACTCTATCCCATGAAAAAGATACAGTTCTTAAGCCGTGCACAGGAAGAGAAACCTTGAAAGACATAAATAACCAATACACTGATGTGTCAGAACTGAGGATATCCAACAATGTGTATAAAGCAGTGTATGCTGTAGCTCATTCACTGCACGATCTAATGACATGCAAAGATGGAGAAGGGCCTTTTGACAACAAAACATGTTCAAATGAAAAGAATATCAAACCCTGGCAG GTGCTGCATTATTTGACTAGAGTCAACTTCACAACCAAGAGTGGAGAAAGTGTCTATTTTGATGAAAATGGGGATCCAGTTGCACGATATGCAATAGTTAACTGGCAGAGGAACAAGGAAGGAACCACGAAGTTTGAAGTTATTGGTCTTTATGATGCTTCTTTTCCAGAAGGACAGCAGTTTCAAATGAATGATATCAGCCCTGTGTGGGCAGGAGAACAAAAAACG gtTCCAAGATCAGTGTGCAGTGAGAGCTGCCTTCCAGGGACTCGTAAGGCCATTGAGAAAGGGAAGCCAGTCTGCTGCTTTGTCTGCATCCCCTGTGCAGAGGGGGAGTTCAGTAATGTTACAG ACTCACTGGGATGTGCCAAGTGCCCTTCAGAGTACAGATCAAATGAACAGCAAAATCAGTGTGTATTGAAAGCAACTGAATTTTTGTCCTTTGGAGAATTAATGGGGATACTTTTAGTTACCTTTTCTTTGCTTGGAATTTCACTAACCGTAACAATAGCtgttattttcttcctttacaGATCTACTCCAATTGTAAGAGCCAATAACTCTGAACTGAGttttcttctgctcttttcactaacactgtgtttcctctgttcaCTTACTTTCATTGGCCAGCCCTCTGACTGGTCCTGTATGTTGCGCCACACAGCATTTGGGATCACATTTGTCCTGTGCATCTCTTGTGTTCTGGGGAAAACAATCGTGGTGTTAATGGCCTTTAGGGCTACACTGCCAGGCAATAACATTATGAAATGGTTTGGCCCCACACAGCAGAGGTTTAGTGTTCTTGCTTTCACACTCATACAGGTCTTGATATGTGTTCTTTGGTTGACAATATCACCTCCTTTTcctcataaaaatgcaaaatactaCAAGGAAACAATCATTCTAGAGTGTGATTTAGGATCTGCAACAGGATTTTGTGCTGTGTTAGGGTATATAGGATTCCTCTCTGCCATGTGCTTTGTACTCGCTTTCCTGGCTCGGAAGCTGCCTGATAACTTCAATGaagccaaattcattacattcagcATGCTCATATTCTGTGCTGTCTGGATCACCTTTATCCCAGCTTATATCAGCTCCCCCGGTAAGTTCACAGTGGCTGTggaaatatttgctattttagcttCAAGTTTTGGGttgcttttctgtatttttattccaaaatgttatattattcttttaaaacctgagaaaaatacaaaaaagcatttgatgaGTAAAGTGCCCTCCAAGTCACtttaa
- the LOC107079071 gene encoding extracellular calcium-sensing receptor-like, translated as MFFFTWAVKPICQPYGTQNLPQFSKEGDINIGAIFSFHKKTVAVNPTFKDNPGQLKCISLNPEELQYAQTVIFAIEEINNNSDILPNVSLGYKIYNGCGSIALAIKAALALMNEQQEEINVNSSCTKPSSVHAIIGLSESSPTIGLATTVGPFNMPVISNFATCACLSNRKMFPNFFRTIPSDYYQSTALAKLVKHFGWTWIGAIRTNNDYGNNGMATFLQAAQQEGICIEYSEAIYRTDPREKFLKVVDTVKKSTAKVIVAFISYVELEILVKEFFIQNVTGFQWVGSEAWIMDSNLASAESYKVLGGAIGFAVPNAEIPGLKEFILHARPSDTPGNTGLNEFWENMFKCSLIINSNANVKPCTGTEDLEEIFNQYTDVSELRTSSNVYKAVYAIAHSLHNLFTCKNENLSFNNKTCANKNNLEPWQVLRYLKSVNFTTQKGENVFFDENGDPVARYSLINWQMKKEGIITFKTIGLYDASLPEGKQFVMKNVSIVWAGGHSKVPKSVCSESCLPGTRKAIEKGKPVCCFVCIPCAEGEFSNTTDSLGCTLCPSEYRPNEQRDQCLLKTTEFLSFGELMGILLVTFSLLGTFLTIAIAVIFFQYRFTPIVRANNSELSFLLLFSLTLCFLCSLTFIGQPSDWSCMLRHTAFGITFVLCISCVLGKTIVVLMAFRATLPGNNIMKWFGPTQQRLSVLAFTIVQVLICVLWLIMSPPFPNKNMKYYAERIILECDLGSAGAFSAVLGYIGFLSALCFVLAFLARKLPDNFNEAKFITFSMLIFCAVWITFIPAYISSPGKFTVAVEIFAILASSFGLLFCIFIPKCYIILLKPEKNTKKHLMSKMSSVMKSY; from the exons TTTAAACCCTGAGGAACTGCAGTATGCTCAAACAGTAATATTTGCTattgaagaaataaataacaattCTGATATTCTTCCCAATGTTTCTCTGGGCTATAAGATTTATAACGGTTGTGGATCTATAGCTTTGGCTATTAAAGCTGCATTGGCATTAATGAATGAGCAGCAAGAGGAAATTAATGTAAACAGCTCCTGCACCAAGCCTTCCTCTGTTCATGCAATAATAGGACTATCTGAATCTTCACCGACAATAGGACTTGCAACAACTGTTGGACCCTTTAACATGCCAGTG ATAAGTAACTTTGCAACCTGTGCCTGTCTGAGTAACAGAAAGATGTTCCCCAACTTTTTTAGGACAATCCCAAGTGATTACTATCAAAGTACAGCTCTGGCAAAGcttgtgaagcactttggatGGACCTGGATTGGGGCCATTAGAACTAACAATGATTATGGCAACAATGGGATGGCTACCTTTCTACAAGCTGCTCAGCAGGAGGGGATCTGTATTGAATATTCAGAGGCCATTTACAGAACTGATCCAAGAGAGAAATTCCTTAAAGTTGTAGATACTGTCAAAAAGTCAACTGCAAAAGTAATTGTTGCTTTTATATCTTATGTAGAACTGGAAATATTAGTAAAAGAGTTTTTTATTCAGAATGTCACGGGTTTCCAGTGGGTGGGCAGTGAGGCATGGATAATGGACAGCAACCTTGCATCAGCAGAAAGCTATAAAGTCCTGGGTGGAGCCATTGGTTTTGCAGTTCCAAATGCAGAAATACCAGGTTTGAAAGAATTTATTCTACATGCTCGTCCATCAGACACTCCTGGAAACACTGGCTTAAATGAGTTTTgggaaaatatgtttaaatgcaGCCTAATTATCAACAGCAATGCAAATGTTAAGCCATGCACAGGAACAGAGGATCTAGAAGAAATATTTAATCAGTACACAGATGTGTCAGAACTGAGGACATCAAGCAATGTGTACAAAGCAGTGTATGCTATAGCTCATTCACTACATAATCTTTTTacatgtaaaaatgaaaacctaTCCTTCAATAACAAAACATgtgcaaacaaaaataatttagaacCCTGGCAG GTGCTACGTTACCTGAAGAGTGTTAACTTCACAACCCAGAAAGGAGAGAATGTCTTTTTCGATGAAAATGGGGATCCAGTGGCACGATACTCACTGATAAACTGGCAGATGAAGAAGGAAGGAATCATAACCTTTAAAACTATTGGACTGTACGATGCCTCTTTAccagagggaaaacagtttgtaatgAAAAACGTCAGTATTGTGTGGGCAGGTGGTCACAGTAAG GTGCCGAAGTCAGTCTGTAGTGAGAGCTGCCTTCCAGGGACTCGTAAGGCCATTGAGAAAGGGAAGCCAGTCTGCTGCTTTGTCTGCATCCCCTGTGCAGAGGGGGAGTTCAGCAACACTACAG actCCCTGGGATGTACCTTGTGTCCATCAGAATACAGACCAAATGAACAACGGGATCAGTGtctccttaaaacaactgaattttTGTCATTTGGAGAACTAATGGGAATACTTCTAGTTACATTTTCATTACTTGGAACTTTTCTGACTATAGCAAtagctgtgatttttttccaaTACAGATTTACTCCAATAGTAAGAGCCAATAACTCTGAACTGAGTttccttctgctcttttcattgactctgtgtttcctctgttcaCTTACTTTCATTGGCCAGCCCTCTGACTGGTCCTGTATGTTGCGCCACACAGCATTTGGGATCACATTTGTCCTGTGCATCTCTTGTGTTCTGGGGAAAACAATAGTGGTGTTAATGGCCTTTAGGGCTACACTGCCAGGCAATAACATTATGAAATGGTTTGGCCCCACACAGCAAAGGTTAAGTGTTCTTGCATTCACAATTGTACAGGTCTTGATTTGTGTTCTTTGGTTGATAATGTCTCCTCCTTTTCCTAACAAGAACATGAAATACTATGCAGAGAGAATCATTCTGGAGTGTGACCTGGGATCTGCAGGTGCATTCTCTGCTGTTTTAGGATATATAGGATTCCTCTCTGCCTTGTGCTTTGTGCTGGCTTTCCTGGCTCGGAAGCTGCCTGATAACTTCAATGaagccaaattcattacattcagcATGCTCATATTCTGTGCTGTCTGGATCACCTTTATCCCAGCTTATATCAGCTCCCCTGGGAAGTTCACAGTGGCTGTAGAAATATTTGCAATTTTGGCTTCAAGCTTTGGCTtactattttgtatttttataccaaAATGTTATATTATTCTATTAAAGCCTgagaaaaatactaaaaagcATTTAATGTCCAAAATGTCTTctgtaatgaaaagttactga